In Nymphaea colorata isolate Beijing-Zhang1983 chromosome 10, ASM883128v2, whole genome shotgun sequence, the genomic stretch GCTGATTCCGCAATTGCCGCTCTGTTTAATGAGAATTACGTGAAGACCACGATCGTTATCTGTGAACATGTTCCTCAAGTTACCTTTTTACCCTTGTCTAATTTCGATATAGTTGATGTGCCCCTCCCACTAAATACGACAGGCTTCGTCTAATCCCGTTTCCAAGTTAATAAAAAACATCAATTGGGATAAAACTGTCAATTTTAGCTACAGTGACATGTTTCACTTTTGCTTGAAGGACAATTTTGGACATAAATCAAATGAGGCTGAATGTGTTTGAAAATTACATATATCTTGAATCAAAAGATGGAATGTGTTTGAAAACTATATATATCTTTAATTCAAAgagtttacaaaaaaaaaccagtaagttttttttttttttcaagacttCATTTATTATGCACTCATCAATTAAATGTTATTTACAATTTATAAGAGCAGCATTCATAGAAACTGCTGATCTTATTAATACCACTAGCAAAAATTGAACTGATGACCAACCTTTCATTATTCTATCAATTCGACAAGCTATAGAAGTTTTGCAAATATAATGGGCCTTGGGGTCcctttggatataaatatagaAGTCTATGAATATGTATAGATTTAATTGGGGATGAACAACTTACatgtttttcacatttattCACGTTatatatttcataaattttatgcaCAATGGTCTACCAGCGTTTGTACTGATAATAAtgttaagaagaagaagaagaaagcaagaaatggCGATGACATGTCAGACAGAACAGAAGGAGTCCCGCACCAGTGCAATGAGAAAACGATGGAGAGATAACTTGGACCTCAGTACTGAGAGAATTACTGCGGAATTTTGCATCCGGAGACAACTGCAACCGGACAAAGCAAATCCACACTTTTTGTCTTCAGACTTTCCAACATGCCTGAGAAAATgctcaataataataataataatcgcCAGCCGTGTATATGAATAATGAACAAAATCGCTGCGCATTACCGCGGAAAATTTACAGCGAAACGTCACGTACCTTGTGAAaatctttccctcctttttccGAAGAAACTTAAAGAGTTGGTTTGTTTGTTGGTTTCCGACGTTGGATGGGAAAGAGTAGTTGGAAGGAGGATATTTTTGGAAAATCGAAAGTTTTCCCCGCTTTGATGGTTTGGTGTTAGAGAGCACGCAACAATCTAGATATCCAGGGAGAGGGTGGGTTTGGGGGGCGCACCCAGGGTTGGTGCTCCCAAGTCCCAACGGATAAGGCCAAACCAAACTGATCACCCTTTGCATGTGCTTATGctcttttttctatttactCTTTCCGGCAactgctaatatatatatatatatatatataagatttgtagtttttttttatgtctgtTTATACTCGTAAGTTCATCaagcaagatatatatatatatatacacacacaagctatatatatatatatgcttgatattttttttaataatataagaAAATCACCTCTCTTTGTAGAACTACCATCCCGTTCGCTGGCCCGACCCTCTGcgacaaaaaattacaaacactAACTTTGGCATAAATGTTCAGAAGAGTTAGGTAAATCGCCGAAGGCGTTGTAACCCCAAGTCTTCAACCGATGGTCAGATGTATTTCCTTGGCGCTTTTGTAGATTAGATGCTCGTTTTTTGAATCTGTACATATATATGCTTTTAGAtctatctctctttttcacAATTCCTGTGTTTCTGCTGTCATCCTTTTCCTTCACGCTATCAACTAACGCTCCTTTATGTGCAAAGCAAGCCTAGCCCTTCCCccatctttcatttttcttcaaaatgaaaaagttataTGTTTATTTTCCTTCAATAATTAAAAGCCTTTAGAGAAAATGAGTATATAAACATATTGTGAGATTATAATGAAATGTGACAGATATGTGAAAAAGttatatgtttattgttttcCTAATGGGTTGTTATGCACTGAAAGAATGGAATAACCAAACATTCTAAATTAATAgccaaatttaatatttttctttaatctgtTAGTCTTTTAGATTGTGCATCTTTCAGTTTATTgtatttttgcaaattttttttaacgCCTATTTCTTTCGTAATATTCGTCTCTGCCACGGTCCTCTTTCATCTTTAAAGCATGCCGTGTTGGAGGAAATTAAAAGACGTAAGAACCTTTCCGCAATTATAGGTAAAAATTGGTCCATGAGAGAAAGTTTTCTGTCCATTCACTGACCTTCTACCTCATATTTCATTGAGGATTTGAAGTCTGATCTCCTCCTTCCCGGTCGGACATCAAATCTCACGTTTTGGCCACGAGTCCAAGATATCAAATCCCTAGTTTCACACGATGCAGAAATCCAGTCTTTGTTTACCTCTATGGGTCGCACATAAAAGGAATTTCAGAACAACTTCAGGTCAAAGACCGGAGGCTTCAAACACCGGTTGGATGGATGGCGGGCATCTTCCACCGTGTTCGGATGATGGAGCATGAAGTCGAGATAAAAAATCTGTCGGGCATTTCTCCTCCCCCGTTCGAAAGAGATCCAAAGTAAAACGAGAGATAACAAGACACAccattcaaaatccaaagtcggCAAACAATGTGACACACCCTATGATCAAGTTAAAAGATCATATACTCCAAACTCATGCGGACACCTTGTCATGTGATAAAAAAGGCTGCAATCAGTGGGTAGGAAGGGATAAAACTTCTATCGATTTAAAGTCTCCCATTGCGCGGTAAAGTGATTAGCACAACGCATTTGATCAGACAGGTCTGGAAGATGCCTCTAACCTTCAAACATGAGAAAATCCCCCCTGCGTGTGGGGGTAGTTCTCCAGGATAAGGCCAGCTTGGATAACTTCTCCAAGCTATCAAACACGCcctaaaaccaaaaaaaaggataaatgaAGAAAGCTCATAACATCGAGGCAGGTAGAACCCTCTTCAAATTCAAGTGCATGTGCTCTCAATCACTGGAATGTTTTTGCTAAGGATCCAGCTGCACAACATAATTACACAAGTTTTGTGCgattacatttcaaaaaataaacgaaaaaaaaaaaacaaaattgttcTTCGAAACTGCCGTTATCTAGATGCAATCTACAAGATGAAAGCCCAAATTTTTTATGCAGGATTTCAAAAAGCTTAGCAATTGGTTTTAGTTTTGTTTGGAAGGAAGCTGCTCATTTCTAGTGTGCATTACATCACACTGGATCCTTTCTCTAGCACCAAAAACTCCAGTGGGGAAAGAATGATGAACATGGCCTTGGGCCAACAAGGTTGGTGACACAGAGACATTGAGAGCAAGGACAAACCCACAACATCCCAAGTATGTTATAATCTATTATTCATTTATTGCCTTGAAATGATGTCAATCTACTGTTCACAGGGACTGATATGGGCACTAAATTATGATCGGATTGCACTCTGTGAGGGTGCATGCCATTCTacgcagaaatttgaatgacaGGTTTAAGCTCGACCATATGTTAGGTAGTATCTGATATTctgatatgaatatttgaacTTGAAGTTCATGTGGAACTCTATTTATATGAATACCTCTAACAAACTTTTGAACTTGGGAAAtgaaacaaggaaaaaatggtAGATAATGAAACAGAATTGCTTCTTCTTTTCAGCCTTCTCAACCAATTAGCACTGTTGACACAGAAGtctttaaaaaaacatgaaagttaATATGTAGCTTTCATCTACATAAATTGAACAAACTTTGGCTGTCAGACAGGCAGTAGTGTTGATTTGATTCTGCATCTGTCCTTATGCAAGCCAAAGCCGGTATACATCCTAGCACTAGAGAGATCTGTATAATGTTCTACTTTAAAACTTTTCTTATGAAAGTTTCATGATTATTGAATTATATTAACCGCGCTTCACTACATAGATTAGTCTAATTGCACTGTGAAATTCAGAAACAGGAGTAATCATACCCTTCCCAAGTAGATCCCCACCTAACTAACATGCTGCTATCTTAAACTAACATTCACCTCCTTCTGTGAGGTCTATCTGTTCAAAGTTTGGTGGGTGGGGATTGCACACTCATGTCACGAACTCGTAATTAAGATTGCATATATTAGCAcctaattttttcaaatttaaattccaCCAGAGTTGGAGATCTTCTAGGGCCCAATGTCAGGTCATATAAAGACCAGAGATGAATTGCAAGGAGAATAAAAATtccagaaaagaaggaaagcagGAAAAGGATGGGGGGACATGCTGCACTGCCTGAAAAAGACTCTGATTCTTCTGTTGCACAGTGTAGGATTTGCCATGAAGAGGAAGACAATGAGCTTAAAGACATGGGGAGTCCTTGTGCTTGTTCAGGCACACTTAAGGTATACATGCATGCTTCTAAGCAGTCTGCAATAAGGAAGGTCTATTCTCATGGCAATTCTAGTTTGTAATAgttgttttgtttctcttttcccagTATGCTCATAGGAAATGTATACAGAGATGGTGCAATGAAAAAGGGGATACTATTTGTGAGATTTGCCTCCAGGTTGATTTGATTCTTGTCTTTCTGATTTATAATTTGCCCAAAACTCCCATAGTTTGTGGATTTTGAGGGAACAGAAAAGATGATTAGTTCTTGTAATTTGCAGAAATTTGAACCTGGGTTTACTGTATCTGCTCAAACAGCTAATATTGAACAAATGCCTCCACTTATCaggtattctctctctctcatgtaaaCGTTTATGTTCCATGTTAAGGTTCAGAAATATGGTGCCGTTGCTTCCAAACTACGAGGTCCTAAATAAGGGAATGAAAAAGAGAAGCCACTGAACTTGTTGGCTTTGGGCTTATAAGTTCCATCCTTGACAGTGaacttgttccttttctttctctctctttgttttgaTTACTCTATTAGAGGAGAACTTCACACTTCCAGCGAGAATCAGGAGATTCGGAGTCCAGGCTTGGCTGTGCCTGTAACAGTGGCAGTAGATGGCGGTTCTCCTGTTCCTAACTTCAGGGGAT encodes the following:
- the LOC116263192 gene encoding uncharacterized protein LOC116263192 isoform X1, which translates into the protein MGGHAALPEKDSDSSVAQCRICHEEEDNELKDMGSPCACSGTLKYAHRKCIQRWCNEKGDTICEICLQKFEPGFTVSAQTANIEQMPPLIRGELHTSSENQEIRSPGLAVPVTVAVDGGSPVPNFRGCSFSTCCRLVALMCFIHVVVASAWQFTALLLILHALNLLRNGGAQYALTLFTDYDGDLQNHRYLDEDVQELYLRV
- the LOC116263192 gene encoding uncharacterized protein LOC116263192 isoform X2, producing MGGHAALPEKDSDSSVAQCRICHEEEDNELKDMGSPCACSGTLKYAHRKCIQRWCNEKGDTICEICLQKFEPGFTVSAQTANIEQMPPLIRGELHTSSENQEIRSPGLAVPVTVAVDGGSPVPNFRGCSFSTCCRLVALMFTALLLILHALNLLRNGGAQYALTLFTDYDGDLQNHRYLDEDVQELYLRV